Proteins from a single region of Scleropages formosus chromosome 24, fSclFor1.1, whole genome shotgun sequence:
- the LOC108939729 gene encoding voltage-dependent anion-selective channel protein 2 produces the protein MAVPPSYGDLGKSAKDIFSKGYGFGLIKLDVKTKSASGVEFKTSGSSNTDTSKVNGNLETKYKWSEYGLTFTEKWNTDNTLGTEITIEDQIAKGLKLTFDTTFSPNTGKKSGKVKAAYKREYVNLGCDVDFDFAGPTIHGAAVVGYEGWLAGYQMSFDTAKSKMTQNNFAVGYKTGDFQLHTNVNDGSEFGGSIYQKVADNLETAVNLSWTAGSNSTRFGIAAKYQLDSSASISAKVSNASLVGIGYTQTLRPGVKLNLSALIDGKSINAGGHKLGLGLELEA, from the exons ATGGCTGTTCCTCCATCATATGGTGACCTCGGCAAATCTGCCAAAGACATCTTCAGCAAAGGATATG GTTTTGGTCTGATCAAACTTGATGTGAAGACCAAGTCTGCAAGTGGAGTG GAATTCAAAACCTCTGGTTCCTCCAATACTGACACCAGCAAAGTAAATGGGAATCTGGAAACCAAGTACAAGTGGTCAGAATATGGGTTGACCTTTACGGAGAAGTGGAACACCGATAACACACTTGGAACTGAAATAACGATTGAAGATCAG ATAGCCAAAGGGTTAAAGTTGACATTCGACACAACTTTCTCACCCAACACTGG caAGAAGAGTGGGAAGGTCAAGGCTGCATATAAGCGTGAATATGTCAACCTTGGCTGTGATGTAGACTTCGATTTTGCTGGCCCAACCATTCATGGAGCAGCTGTTGTTGGCTACGAAGGATGGCTTGCTGGCTACCAAATGTCCTTTGACACAGCCAAATCTAAAATGACACAGAACAACTTTGCTGTTGGATACAAGACTGGTGACTTCCAGCTGCACACAAATGT taaTGATGGCTCTGAATTTGGAGGGTCTATTTACCAGAAAGTTGCTGACAATCTGGAAACTGCTGTCAACCTTTCGTGGACTGCAGGCAGCAACAGCACACGCTTTGGCATTGCAGCCAAATATCAGCTGGATTCCAGTGCCTCTATCAGT gcTAAAGTTAGCAATGCCAGTCTGGTTGGGATAGGCTACACTCAGACCCTGCGACCTG GTGTGAAACTGAACTTGTCGGCCCTTATTGATGGGAAGAGCATCAATGCTGGAGGTCACAAGCTCGGACTGGGTTTAGAACTGGAAGCTTAA
- the samd8 gene encoding sphingomyelin synthase-related protein 1 isoform X1, with protein sequence MSEAFDSESRQMAGRQLSVQHWSTKHVAKWLKEEGFCDYVDLLCNRHRLDGTSLLTLTEYDLRSPPLELKVLGDIKRLMLSLRKLQKQYSDVLEELGIAFDGHASQNADWLSNGDPARDCDGAADGLPADQYHQYANGKHKQHSRRLDPEYWKTVVSSVYVIFVFGFTSFVMVIVHERVPDMRTYPPLPDIFLDSVPRIPWAFAMAEACGVILCNIWLLVLLLHKHRSILLRRMCSLMGTVFMLRCVTMFVTSLSVPGQHLQCSGKVYGDIWAKLQRAMTIWSGFGMTLTGVQTCGDYMFSGHTVVLTMLNFFVTEYTPRTWNFIHTLSWVLNLFGIFFILAAHEHYSIDVFIAFYITTRLFLYYHTLANTRAYQQSRRARIWFPMFSFFECNVNGPVPNEYCWPFSRPAVLKRLIG encoded by the exons ATGAGCGAAGCTTTCGATTCGG AGTCAAGGCAAATGGCAGGAAGGCAGCTGAGCGTACAGCACTGGAGCACGAAGCATGTGGCCAAGTGGCTGAAGGAAGAGGGCTTCTGCGACTATGTGGACCTCCTGTGTAACAGGCACAGGCTGGATGGCACCAGCTTGCTCACCCTGACAGAGTATGACCTCCGGTCGCCTCCGCTGGAGCTCAAGGTGCTGGGGGACATCAAGCGGCTCATGCTGTCCTTGCGCAAGCTGCAGAAGCAGTACTCGGACGTGCTGGAAGAGCTTGGCATCGCCTTCGATGGGCACGCCTCCCAGAACGCCGACTGGCTGAGCAACGGCGACCCGGCGCGAGACTGTGACGGCGCCGCCGACGGCTTGCCTGCCGACCAGTATCACCAGTATGCCAACGGCAAACACAAGCAACACTCGCGTCGCCTGGACCCCGAGTACTGGAAGACGGTCGTGAGCTCCGTCTATGTGATCTTCGTGTTTGGCTTCACCTCCTTCGTCATGGTGATCGTGCACGAGAGAGTGCCTGACATGCGCACGTATCCACCCCTGCCGGACATCTTTCTAGACAG CGTTCCCAGAATACCATGGGCTTTCGCCATGGCTGAGGCCTGCGGCGTGATCCTGTGCAACATCTGGCTGCTGGTGCTACTGCTCCACAAGCACAG GTCGATCCTGCTGCGGCGCATGTGCAGCCTGATGGGCACCGTGTTCATGCTGCGCTGCGTCACCATGTTCGTTACCTCCCTCTCAGTGCCAGGGCAGCATCTTCAGTGTTCCGGGAAG GTCTACGGCGACATATGGGCCAAGCTTCAGCGGGCAATGACCATCTGGAGTGGCTTTGGGATGACACTCACGGGCGTCCAAACTTGCGGAGACTACATGTTCAGCGGTCACACGGTGGTCCTCACCATGCTCAACTTCTTTGTGACAGAGT ACACTCCAAGGACTTGGAACTTCATACATACCTTATCGTGGGTTTTGAATTTGTTCGGCATCTTCTTCATCCTGGCTGCCCACGAACATTACTCCATTGACGTCTTCATCGCCTTCTACATCACCACAAGACTCTTTCTGTACTACCACACCCTGGCCAACACACGGGCTTACCAGCAGAGCCGCAGAGCACGTATCTGGTTCCCCATGTTCTCCTTCTTCGAGTGCAATGTCAATGGCCCCGTTCCCAACGAGTACTGCTGGCCCTTCTCCAGGCCGGCCGTCCTGAAGAGGCTCATAGGCTAG
- the samd8 gene encoding sphingomyelin synthase-related protein 1 isoform X2 yields the protein MSEAFDSESRQMAGRQLSVQHWSTKHVAKWLKEEGFCDYVDLLCNRHRLDGTSLLTLTEYDLRSPPLELKVLGDIKRLMLSLRKLQKQYSDVLEELGIAFDGHASQNADWLSNGDPARDCDGAADGLPADQYHQYANGKHKQHSRRLDPEYWKTVVSSVYVIFVFGFTSFVMVIVHERVPDMRTYPPLPDIFLDRSILLRRMCSLMGTVFMLRCVTMFVTSLSVPGQHLQCSGKVYGDIWAKLQRAMTIWSGFGMTLTGVQTCGDYMFSGHTVVLTMLNFFVTEYTPRTWNFIHTLSWVLNLFGIFFILAAHEHYSIDVFIAFYITTRLFLYYHTLANTRAYQQSRRARIWFPMFSFFECNVNGPVPNEYCWPFSRPAVLKRLIG from the exons ATGAGCGAAGCTTTCGATTCGG AGTCAAGGCAAATGGCAGGAAGGCAGCTGAGCGTACAGCACTGGAGCACGAAGCATGTGGCCAAGTGGCTGAAGGAAGAGGGCTTCTGCGACTATGTGGACCTCCTGTGTAACAGGCACAGGCTGGATGGCACCAGCTTGCTCACCCTGACAGAGTATGACCTCCGGTCGCCTCCGCTGGAGCTCAAGGTGCTGGGGGACATCAAGCGGCTCATGCTGTCCTTGCGCAAGCTGCAGAAGCAGTACTCGGACGTGCTGGAAGAGCTTGGCATCGCCTTCGATGGGCACGCCTCCCAGAACGCCGACTGGCTGAGCAACGGCGACCCGGCGCGAGACTGTGACGGCGCCGCCGACGGCTTGCCTGCCGACCAGTATCACCAGTATGCCAACGGCAAACACAAGCAACACTCGCGTCGCCTGGACCCCGAGTACTGGAAGACGGTCGTGAGCTCCGTCTATGTGATCTTCGTGTTTGGCTTCACCTCCTTCGTCATGGTGATCGTGCACGAGAGAGTGCCTGACATGCGCACGTATCCACCCCTGCCGGACATCTTTCTAGACAG GTCGATCCTGCTGCGGCGCATGTGCAGCCTGATGGGCACCGTGTTCATGCTGCGCTGCGTCACCATGTTCGTTACCTCCCTCTCAGTGCCAGGGCAGCATCTTCAGTGTTCCGGGAAG GTCTACGGCGACATATGGGCCAAGCTTCAGCGGGCAATGACCATCTGGAGTGGCTTTGGGATGACACTCACGGGCGTCCAAACTTGCGGAGACTACATGTTCAGCGGTCACACGGTGGTCCTCACCATGCTCAACTTCTTTGTGACAGAGT ACACTCCAAGGACTTGGAACTTCATACATACCTTATCGTGGGTTTTGAATTTGTTCGGCATCTTCTTCATCCTGGCTGCCCACGAACATTACTCCATTGACGTCTTCATCGCCTTCTACATCACCACAAGACTCTTTCTGTACTACCACACCCTGGCCAACACACGGGCTTACCAGCAGAGCCGCAGAGCACGTATCTGGTTCCCCATGTTCTCCTTCTTCGAGTGCAATGTCAATGGCCCCGTTCCCAACGAGTACTGCTGGCCCTTCTCCAGGCCGGCCGTCCTGAAGAGGCTCATAGGCTAG
- the LOC108939649 gene encoding dual specificity protein phosphatase 13-like encodes MEGGHTSASAPDPCALCFRVASQHSERTENMFNMSTGDGFGKRESPASPQESCGAASPEEPERPTSAELERLLYSGKSSCNHVDEVWPNLFLGDMCAAHDRHGLWKMGITHVLNAAHGKMYCKGSHDFYGTTVQYRGVPANDLPTFDMSPYFYSAADYIREALDAPGAKMFVHCAVGVSRSAALVLAFLMIHHHFSLMDAIKKVKESRWIFPNRGFLKQLQKLDADLCKKRRKPVLSDE; translated from the exons ATGGAAGGAGGGCACACATCCGCATCCGCACCTGACCCGTGCGCGCTTTGCTTTCGCGTCGCATCGCAGCACAGCGAGAGAACGGAGAACATGTTCAACATGTCCACCGGCGACGGCTTCGGTAAGCGCGAGTCGCCTGCGAGTCCGCAGGAGAGCTGCGGCGCGGCGTCGCCGGAAGAACCGGAAAGGCCGACTTCGGCGGAGCTGGAACGCCTCCTGTACAGCGGTAAAAGTTCCTGTAACCATGTGGATGAAGTGTGGCCCAATTTGTTCCTCGGAGACAT GTGCGCGGCCCACGACCGACACGGTTTGTGGAAGATGGGCATCACTCACGTCCTGAATGCGGCTCACGGGAAAATGTACTGCAAGGGAAGCCACGACTTCTACGGTACCACGGTACAGTACCGCGGGGTGCCTGCCAACGACTTGCCGACGTTTGACATGTCGCCCTACTTCTATTCCGCCGCGGATTACATTCGCGAGGCCCTGGACGCTCCGGGTG CCAAGATGTTTGTGCACTGTGCGGTCGGAGTGAGCAGGTCTGCTGCGCTGGTGCTGGCCTTCCTGATGATCCACCACCACTTCTCGCTCATGGATGCCATCAAAAAAGTCAAAGAGAGCAGGTGGATTTTTCCAAACAGAGGATTCTTGAAGCAGCTACAAAAGCTGGACGcagacttgtgcaaaaaaagaaggaaaccGGTGCTGAGCGACGAGTGA